Proteins encoded within one genomic window of Anopheles gambiae chromosome 3, idAnoGambNW_F1_1, whole genome shotgun sequence:
- the LOC133393245 gene encoding uncharacterized protein LOC133393245 isoform X2 has translation MGKAARRSVASDPSSPTLPYHYQQEQQQQQGQHHQRQVHQQQEHLYYSSSLSYPSSYTPSSPSSPSSSFTDSGFTGSGYPIPSLAFSSTPAGPQLQAPRTATLQSAPPGYSSSSLAPGGAAEPGSGASELFIHSSTAATPNSNITPEFSNQTQVDRERERLRMEFYATYDVMTGVRIAATLGGFFGLMVFLVIYKSRTRSTAKALKDPTIAAVAAAVIQEEEERELQEAIEATAFSLLQEELNINYPGLQRDRLLSLGNISAPPMLSRGRRMSSISGGYSSLLNPSRRFSYSSTRGHRNSVSVSSRVLSAYNMGGSFGQDDYVLESDGEEADDEFDQFTTTAEIGYPSNYLSVPNKCNESRRSSAMTCCSTESSFLERRCSAITLGLSSLPPISRSPSRQQSRDDTTDWEPFYPGINIIEATPKSSPCPSERIAHRGHHHHGADSDRPSTSRGRSASQFLTPQPSTSSGGTRVIAPAYDDGSIDCISEYPVGSGLEDGFGYRPTRQRAQPSTSGTRPYSNGRPADDVSLANVGILLQRSVAEPRSVTAHATNNSSNSANVNHSTTAVRRAPLASLSSFKMSSIDCQDTDPKSGGSDSVFGEDSGADTDEDLQQFSTDSDELSLTMPYEEDEESHGGQQRVQRTGGRGSLYRRQSTLAQGDELEEEEEDGGTLLPCGNDRSVYELEHELDVRQQQLLHHQPTTDTSYLSSLSISNRSGSKGRASERGVQPAPTSGPGVGKRIETKAIIERQQPNDSSGRGGSYTAGGSNLQQQQQQRQSPLGAIPKGTRTTTTTASGPPPTVMVHLPDDDRPSGSSRRSAESDSSSRPSSSGESARQHQQCVEVNVIIKNSSSSSNTTIKSPSVILELPILAIDEDDDPSSSAPALSANDPCIPGPSRKWSKETLF, from the exons ATGGGAAAAGCCGCGCGACGGTCAGTTGCGTCAGATCCGTCGTCGCCGACCTTACCTTACCACTACcagcaagagcagcagcagcagcagggacaACACCATCAACGGCAggtgcaccagcagcaagaGCACCTGTACTATTCCTCGTCCCTGTCCTACCCCTCCTCCTACACGCCTTCGTCACCCTcctcgccgtcgtcgtccttCACGGACTCCGGTTTCACCGGTTCCGGCTACCCGATACCATCGCTTGCCTTTTCCTCGACTCCCGCCGGTCCGCAGCTGCAGGCACCGCGCACAGCGACCCTCCAGTCGGCACCGCCGGGTTACAGCTCGTCCTCGCTTGCACCGGGCGGAGCGGCCGAGCCCGGGTCCGGGGCGAGTGAACTGTTCATCCATTCGTCTACCGCGGCCACACCcaacagcaacatcacacCGGAGTTCAG CAACCAAACGCAGGTCGACCGGGAACGGGAGCGGCTCAGGATGGAGTTTTACGCCACGTACGACGTGATGACGGGCGTCCGGATAGCGGCCACGCTCGGCGGTTTCTTCGGCCTAATGGTGTTCCTCGTCATCTACAAGAGCCGCACGCGGTCGACGGCCAAAGCACTCAAG GATCCAACGATAGCGGCCGTCGCGGCCGCCGTCAtacaggaggaggaggagcgcgAGCTACAGGAAGCAATAGAGGCGACGGCATTCTCGTTACTGCAGGAGGAGCTCAACATCAACTACCCGGGGCTGCAGCGGGACCGCTTACTATCGCTCGGGAACATTAGCGCCCCTCCGATGCTGAGCCGCGGCCGCCGAATGTCCTCGATCAGCGGTGGCTACAGCAGCCTGCTCAACCCTTCGCGCCGCTTCTCGTACAGCAGTACGCGGGGGCACCGGAACAGCGTGTCGGTGTCCTCGCGCGTGCTCAGTGCCTACAACATGGGCGGCAGCTTCGGCCAGGACGATTACGTGCTCGAAAGCGACGGCGAGGAGGCGGACGACGAGTTCGATCAGTTCACCACGACGGCCGAGATTGGCTATCCGAGCAATTATCTTTCCGTGCCGAACAAG TGCAACGAATCTCGCCGCAGCAGCGCGATGACATGCTGCAGTACGGAGAGTTCCTTCCTCGAGCGGCGATGCTCCGCCATCACGCTCGGCCTTTCCTCGCTACCACCGATATCGCGGTCACCGTCGCGGCAGCAGAGCCGCGACGACACGACCGACTGGGAACCGTTCTATCCCGGcatcaacatcatcgaagCGACGCCCAAATCGTCGCCCTGCCCAAGCGAGCGGATAGCGCACCGgggtcaccaccaccatggtGCCGATTCGGACCGGCCCTCTACGAGCCGGGGCAGATCGGCGAGCCAGTTTCTGACGCCCCAACCCTCCACCTCCTCGGGGGGGACGCGCGTGATCGCACCCGCGTACGACGACGGCTCGATCGACTGCATTTCGGAGTATCCGGTCGGCAGTGGGCTAGAGGACGGCTTCGGGTACCGTCCGACGCGACAACGAGCACAGCCGAGCACGTCCGGCACCCGCCCGTACAGCAACGGACGACCGGCGGATGACGTCAGCTTAGCGAACGTTGGCATACTGCTGCAGCGATCGGTGGCCGAGCCTCGCAGCGTCACCGCGCACGCGACGAACAACAGTAGTAATAGCGCAAACGTTAACCACAGCACCACAGCGGTGCGGCGTGCTCCGCTAGCATCGCTCAGTTCCTTCAAGATGTCGTCGATCGACTGTCAGGACACGGACCCGAAGAGTGGCGGTTCCGATTCGGTGTTCGGCGAGGACAGTGGGGCCGACACGGACGAGGATCTGCAGCAGTTCAGCACGGACAGTGACGAGCTGAGCCTGACGATGCCGTACGAGGAGGACGAAGAATCGCACGGTGGCCAGCAGCGCGTGCAGCGAACCGGAGGCCGCGGCTCGCTCTACCGGCGACAGTCAACGTTGGCGCAGGGCGACgagctggaggaggaggaggaagacggCGGTACGCTGCTACCCTGCGGCAACGACCGTTCGGTGTACGAGCTCGAGCACGAGCTGGAcgttcggcagcagcagctgctgcaccacCAACCAACAACCGATACTAGTTACTTAAGTAGTCTTTCAATTAGCAATCGCTCCGGCAGCAAGGGCAGGGCGAGTGAGCGGGGCGTCCAGCCAGCGCCCACCAGCGGCCCTGGCGTGGGGAAACGCATCGAAACGAAAGCAATCATCGAAAGACAGCAACCAAATGACAGCAGCGGTCGTGGTGGCAGCTACACCGCCGGCGGTAGcaacctgcagcagcagcagcagcagcgccagtcACCGCTCGGCGCCATTCCCAAGGGGAcgcgaacgacgacgacgacggcgagtGGGCCGCCACCGACCGTAATGGTGCACCTGCCCGACGATGATCGGccgagcggcagcagcagacggAGCGCAGAATCGGATAGCAGCTCCCGCCCGAGCAGTTCCGGCGAGTCGGCccgccagcaccagcagtgcGTTGAGGTTAATGTTATCATTAAGaacagtagcagtagcagtaacACCACCATTAAAAGTCCTTCTGTGATTCTGGAGCTACCGATACTGGCGATCGACGAGGATGACGATCCGTCCTCGTCCGCGCCAGCCCTGTCGGCGAACGATCCCTGCATTCCGGGGCCCTCGCGCAAGTGGTCCAAGGAAACGCTCTTCTAG
- the LOC133393245 gene encoding uncharacterized protein LOC133393245 isoform X1, whose product MGKAARRSVASDPSSPTLPYHYQQEQQQQQGQHHQRQVHQQQEHLYYSSSLSYPSSYTPSSPSSPSSSFTDSGFTGSGYPIPSLAFSSTPAGPQLQAPRTATLQSAPPGYSSSSLAPGGAAEPGSGASELFIHSSTAATPNSNITPEFSSTAKASSVPRTVTYAAPAEPTKTGPPVTSVSTPPATTTTNTTQATLLPSFRLSSNQTQVDRERERLRMEFYATYDVMTGVRIAATLGGFFGLMVFLVIYKSRTRSTAKALKDPTIAAVAAAVIQEEEERELQEAIEATAFSLLQEELNINYPGLQRDRLLSLGNISAPPMLSRGRRMSSISGGYSSLLNPSRRFSYSSTRGHRNSVSVSSRVLSAYNMGGSFGQDDYVLESDGEEADDEFDQFTTTAEIGYPSNYLSVPNKCNESRRSSAMTCCSTESSFLERRCSAITLGLSSLPPISRSPSRQQSRDDTTDWEPFYPGINIIEATPKSSPCPSERIAHRGHHHHGADSDRPSTSRGRSASQFLTPQPSTSSGGTRVIAPAYDDGSIDCISEYPVGSGLEDGFGYRPTRQRAQPSTSGTRPYSNGRPADDVSLANVGILLQRSVAEPRSVTAHATNNSSNSANVNHSTTAVRRAPLASLSSFKMSSIDCQDTDPKSGGSDSVFGEDSGADTDEDLQQFSTDSDELSLTMPYEEDEESHGGQQRVQRTGGRGSLYRRQSTLAQGDELEEEEEDGGTLLPCGNDRSVYELEHELDVRQQQLLHHQPTTDTSYLSSLSISNRSGSKGRASERGVQPAPTSGPGVGKRIETKAIIERQQPNDSSGRGGSYTAGGSNLQQQQQQRQSPLGAIPKGTRTTTTTASGPPPTVMVHLPDDDRPSGSSRRSAESDSSSRPSSSGESARQHQQCVEVNVIIKNSSSSSNTTIKSPSVILELPILAIDEDDDPSSSAPALSANDPCIPGPSRKWSKETLF is encoded by the exons ATGGGAAAAGCCGCGCGACGGTCAGTTGCGTCAGATCCGTCGTCGCCGACCTTACCTTACCACTACcagcaagagcagcagcagcagcagggacaACACCATCAACGGCAggtgcaccagcagcaagaGCACCTGTACTATTCCTCGTCCCTGTCCTACCCCTCCTCCTACACGCCTTCGTCACCCTcctcgccgtcgtcgtccttCACGGACTCCGGTTTCACCGGTTCCGGCTACCCGATACCATCGCTTGCCTTTTCCTCGACTCCCGCCGGTCCGCAGCTGCAGGCACCGCGCACAGCGACCCTCCAGTCGGCACCGCCGGGTTACAGCTCGTCCTCGCTTGCACCGGGCGGAGCGGCCGAGCCCGGGTCCGGGGCGAGTGAACTGTTCATCCATTCGTCTACCGCGGCCACACCcaacagcaacatcacacCGGAGTTCAG TTCTACCGCCAAAGCGAGCTCGGTGCCCCGGACGGTCACTTACGCCGCCCCCGCTGAACCGACCAAGACTGGACCCCCGGTCACCTCGGTGTCTACCCCgcctgccaccaccaccaccaacaccacccaaGCCACCCTGTTACCGTCGTTTCGTCTCTCCAGCAACCAAACGCAGGTCGACCGGGAACGGGAGCGGCTCAGGATGGAGTTTTACGCCACGTACGACGTGATGACGGGCGTCCGGATAGCGGCCACGCTCGGCGGTTTCTTCGGCCTAATGGTGTTCCTCGTCATCTACAAGAGCCGCACGCGGTCGACGGCCAAAGCACTCAAG GATCCAACGATAGCGGCCGTCGCGGCCGCCGTCAtacaggaggaggaggagcgcgAGCTACAGGAAGCAATAGAGGCGACGGCATTCTCGTTACTGCAGGAGGAGCTCAACATCAACTACCCGGGGCTGCAGCGGGACCGCTTACTATCGCTCGGGAACATTAGCGCCCCTCCGATGCTGAGCCGCGGCCGCCGAATGTCCTCGATCAGCGGTGGCTACAGCAGCCTGCTCAACCCTTCGCGCCGCTTCTCGTACAGCAGTACGCGGGGGCACCGGAACAGCGTGTCGGTGTCCTCGCGCGTGCTCAGTGCCTACAACATGGGCGGCAGCTTCGGCCAGGACGATTACGTGCTCGAAAGCGACGGCGAGGAGGCGGACGACGAGTTCGATCAGTTCACCACGACGGCCGAGATTGGCTATCCGAGCAATTATCTTTCCGTGCCGAACAAG TGCAACGAATCTCGCCGCAGCAGCGCGATGACATGCTGCAGTACGGAGAGTTCCTTCCTCGAGCGGCGATGCTCCGCCATCACGCTCGGCCTTTCCTCGCTACCACCGATATCGCGGTCACCGTCGCGGCAGCAGAGCCGCGACGACACGACCGACTGGGAACCGTTCTATCCCGGcatcaacatcatcgaagCGACGCCCAAATCGTCGCCCTGCCCAAGCGAGCGGATAGCGCACCGgggtcaccaccaccatggtGCCGATTCGGACCGGCCCTCTACGAGCCGGGGCAGATCGGCGAGCCAGTTTCTGACGCCCCAACCCTCCACCTCCTCGGGGGGGACGCGCGTGATCGCACCCGCGTACGACGACGGCTCGATCGACTGCATTTCGGAGTATCCGGTCGGCAGTGGGCTAGAGGACGGCTTCGGGTACCGTCCGACGCGACAACGAGCACAGCCGAGCACGTCCGGCACCCGCCCGTACAGCAACGGACGACCGGCGGATGACGTCAGCTTAGCGAACGTTGGCATACTGCTGCAGCGATCGGTGGCCGAGCCTCGCAGCGTCACCGCGCACGCGACGAACAACAGTAGTAATAGCGCAAACGTTAACCACAGCACCACAGCGGTGCGGCGTGCTCCGCTAGCATCGCTCAGTTCCTTCAAGATGTCGTCGATCGACTGTCAGGACACGGACCCGAAGAGTGGCGGTTCCGATTCGGTGTTCGGCGAGGACAGTGGGGCCGACACGGACGAGGATCTGCAGCAGTTCAGCACGGACAGTGACGAGCTGAGCCTGACGATGCCGTACGAGGAGGACGAAGAATCGCACGGTGGCCAGCAGCGCGTGCAGCGAACCGGAGGCCGCGGCTCGCTCTACCGGCGACAGTCAACGTTGGCGCAGGGCGACgagctggaggaggaggaggaagacggCGGTACGCTGCTACCCTGCGGCAACGACCGTTCGGTGTACGAGCTCGAGCACGAGCTGGAcgttcggcagcagcagctgctgcaccacCAACCAACAACCGATACTAGTTACTTAAGTAGTCTTTCAATTAGCAATCGCTCCGGCAGCAAGGGCAGGGCGAGTGAGCGGGGCGTCCAGCCAGCGCCCACCAGCGGCCCTGGCGTGGGGAAACGCATCGAAACGAAAGCAATCATCGAAAGACAGCAACCAAATGACAGCAGCGGTCGTGGTGGCAGCTACACCGCCGGCGGTAGcaacctgcagcagcagcagcagcagcgccagtcACCGCTCGGCGCCATTCCCAAGGGGAcgcgaacgacgacgacgacggcgagtGGGCCGCCACCGACCGTAATGGTGCACCTGCCCGACGATGATCGGccgagcggcagcagcagacggAGCGCAGAATCGGATAGCAGCTCCCGCCCGAGCAGTTCCGGCGAGTCGGCccgccagcaccagcagtgcGTTGAGGTTAATGTTATCATTAAGaacagtagcagtagcagtaacACCACCATTAAAAGTCCTTCTGTGATTCTGGAGCTACCGATACTGGCGATCGACGAGGATGACGATCCGTCCTCGTCCGCGCCAGCCCTGTCGGCGAACGATCCCTGCATTCCGGGGCCCTCGCGCAAGTGGTCCAAGGAAACGCTCTTCTAG
- the LOC3291696 gene encoding uncharacterized protein LOC3291696: MNQSSPLEQIRIQKRYELKWGQKTHRKKELDRNRAGLGELEHSIGVIEHITEQEIKGLAGRIKRRKRCDPLDLVRLSYGFQQSRENIAHFIRTTGAINVIVKELTGHDYNLQLLAAECLCNLSLGDDVCCEKIANFAGTYLIALAENPNCRPLQETCFWTLQNIVGSSPKGSKLLFSQGLVVVLVRLLSSVTEQEAADDIILTLELALNYEQDIEPATLTQIVQCFVGRQLHPSSLRLLYKCYGLSSTALACDDSSSSIIRQCLDFLFSVHDLHLPTHAASILLSIRILAYQASAGTRQVEEILRYQLQKSVLKLSLLFNDCAKEEMLPVCKEFLWLLGQLHSNGGACATTAELLQAYLVYDNFVEAICVPKALL; the protein is encoded by the exons ATGAACCAGTCCTCCCCGCTCGAACAAATTCGCATCCAGAAACGGTACGAGCTAAAATGGGGCCAAAAGACGCACCGCAAAAAGGAGCTCGACCGCAACCGGGCCGGTTTGGGCGAGCTGGAACACTCGATCGGTGTGATCGAGCACATTACGGAGcaggaaatcaagggactggcGGGTCGTATCAAGCGCCGAAAGCGCTGCGATCCGTTGGACCTGGTGCGGCTTAGCTACGGGTTCCAGCAGAGCCGGGAAAACATTGCCCACTTTATCCGCACCACCGGTGCGATCAACGTGATAGTGAAGGAGCTGACCGGGCACGACTACAACCTGCAACTGCTGGCGGCCGAGTGTCTGTGCAATCTGTCGCTCGGGGACGATGTGTGCTGCGAAAAGATAGCCAACTTTGCCGGCACCTACCTGATAGCGCTGGCGGAAAATCCCAACTGTCGGCCATTGCAGGAGACGTGCTTTTGGACGCTGCAAAACATCGTCGGCTCGAGCCCGAAAGGAAGCAAGCTGCTGTTCTCGCAggggctggtggtggtgctggtccGATTGCTGTCGTCGGTGACCGAGCAGGAAGCGGCGGATGATATTATTTTAACGTTAGAATTAGCACTCAACTACGAGCAGGA TATTGAACCtgcaacactcacacaaatcGTGCAATGCTTCGTCGGACGGCAGCTGCATCCAAGCAGTCTCCGATTGCTGTACAAATGTTACGGTCTGTCCAGCACGGCGCTGGCCTGTGATgactcgtcgtcgtcgattATTCGGCAATGTCTGGACTTTCTCTTCAGCGTACACGACCTTCATCTTCCAACACACGCGGCCTCTATTCTACTCTCGATACGTATTCTAGCTTACCAGGCTTCTGCCGGCACACGGCAGGTGGAAGAAATCCTTCGCTATCAGCTGCAAAAGAGCGTGCTAAAGCTTTCACTGCTCTTCAACGACTGTGCCAAGGAGGAGATGCTTCCCGTGTGCAAGGAATTCCTGTGGCTGCTGGGACAGCTCCATAGCAACGGAGGTGCTTGTGCGACCACGGCGGAACTGTTGCAAGCGTATCTCGTCTATGACAACTTCGTAGAAGCAATTTGCGTCCCAAAAGCGTTGCTTTGA
- the LOC1277684 gene encoding elongator complex protein 3 produces MTKKKPLGVGLSRDERMLIVVGEIIQELLKAHHEGKDVNLNRLKTRISSNYGLESAPRLVDIIAAVPHEAKSILLPKLRAKPIRTASGIAVVAVMCKPHRCPHINMTGNICVYCPGGPDSDFEYSTQSYTGYEPTSMRAIRARYHPFLQTRHRVEQLKQLGHSVDKVEFIVMGGTFMCLPEDYRDFFIRNLHDALSGHTSSSVAEAVKYSEKSHTKCIGITIETRPDYCLKRHLSDLLSYGCTRLEIGVQSVYEDVARDTNRGHTVKATCESFQMSKDAGFKVVSHMMPDLPNVDIERDIEQFIEFFENPDFRADGLKIYPTLVIRGTGLYELWKTGRYKSYPPSTLVDLVAKILALVPPWTRVYRVQRDIPMPLVTSGVEHGNLRELALARMKDLGTDCRDVRTREVGIQEIHNKVRPDQVELIRRDYVANGGWETFLSYEDPKQDILVGLLRLRKCSPDTFRPELVDSCSIVRELHVYGSVVPVNARDPTKFQHQGFGMLLMEEAERIAREEHGSKKLAVISGVGTRNYYRKIGYELDGPYMSKML; encoded by the exons ATGACGAAAAAGAAGCCTTTGG GAGTTGGGTTGAGCCGAGATGAGCGGATGCTGATTGTGGTAGGTGAAATCATCCAGGAGCTGCTGAAAGCGCACCACGAGGGCAAGGACGTGAATCTGAACCGGCTGAAAACGCGCATCTCTTCCAACTATGGGTTAGAGTCGGCACCGCGGCTGGTCGACATCATAGCGGCCGTTCCGCACGAGGCCAAATCCATTCTTTTGCCGAAGCTACGCGCGAAACCGATCCGGACGGCGAGTGGT ATTGCAGTTGTTGCCGTTATGTGCAAACCACACCGCTGTCCGCACATCAACATGACGGGCAACATTTGCGTGTATTGTCCGGGCGGTCCGGACAGTGATTTCGAGTACTCGACGCAAAGCTACACCGGGTACGAACCGACCTCGATGCGGGCGATTCGGGCACGCTACCACCCGTTCCTGCAGACCCGGCACCGGGTGGAGCAGCTGAAGCAGCTGGGCCACTCGGTCGACAAGGTGGAGTTTATTGTGATGGGAGGGACGTTCATGTGCCTGCCGGAGGACTATCGCGATTTCTTCATTCGCAACCTGCACGACGCACTGTCCGGCCATACCAGCTCGAGTGTGGCGGAAGCGGTCAAGTATTCGGAAAAATCGCACACCAAGTGCATTGGCATCACGATCGAAACGCGACCGGATTACTGTCTCAAGCGGCATCTGTCCGATTTGCTGTCGTACGGGTGCACCCGGCTCGAGATTGGCGTGCAGTCGGTGTACGAGGATGTGGCGCGGGACACCAACCGCGGTCACACGGTGAAGGCCACGTGCGAAAGTTTCCAGATGTCGAAGGACGCCGGCTTCAAGGTGGTTTCACACATGATGCCCGACCTGCCGAACGTGGACATCGAGCGGGATATTGAGcagtttattgagtttttcGAAAACCCCGACTTCCGCGCGGATGGGCTGAAAATCTATCCCACGCTGGTAATCCGCGGCACGGGCCTTTACGAGCTGTGGAAAACGGGACGGTACAAAAGCTACCCACCGTCGACGCTGGTCGATTTGGTGGCGAAAATATTGGCCCTGGTGCCACCGTGGACCCGGGTGTACCGTGTGCAGCGTGACATCCCGATGCCGCTCGTTACGTCGGGCGTTGAGCATGGGAATTTGCGCGAGCTGGCCCTGGCGCGCATGAAGGATCTCGGCACGGACTGTCGAGACGTGAGGACGCGCGAAGTAGGCATCCAGGAAATACACAACAAGGTCCGACCGGATCAGGTTGAGCTGATTCGGCGGGACTACGTGGCGAACGGAGGGTGGGAAACGTTCCTATCGTACGAAGACCCGAAGCAGGACATTCTGGTGGGACTGCTGCGGTTGCGCAAATGCTCACCGGACACGTTCCGCCCGGAGCTGGTCGATAGCTGTTCGATTGTGCGGGAGCTGCACGTGTACGGGTCGGTGGTGCCGGTGAATGCACGTGATCCGACAAAATTCCAGCATCAAGGCTTCGGCATGCTGCTGATGGAGGAAGCGGAACGTATCGCGCGGGAGGAGCACGGCAGTAAGAAGCTGGCGGTTATATCGGGCGTTGGAACGAGGAATTACTATCGCAAGATTGGATACGAGCTCGATGGACCGTACATGTCTAAGATGTTGTAA
- the LOC1277683 gene encoding thyrostimulin alpha-2 subunit has translation MSWLRFVSVMFCAFMLVKARETWQKPGCHKVGHTRKISIPDCVEFTITTNACRGFCESFAVPSAPFALVGHKPPQPVTSVGQCCNIMETEDVRVRVLCINGIRNLTFKSATNCSCYHCKKD, from the exons ATGTCATGGCTTCGCTTCGTGTCGGTTATGTTCTGTGCGTTCATGCTGGTGAAGGCGCGCGAAACCTGGCAGAAACCGGGATGCCATAAAGTGG GACACACGCGAAAGATAAGCATCCCGGATTGTGTCGAGTTTACCATCACGACCAATGCGTGCCGCGGGTTCTGTGAATCGTTCGCCGTACCCTCGGCACCGTTTGCACTGGTAGGGCACAAACCACCGCAACCGGTGACGTCCGTCGGTCAGTGCTGCAACATCATGGAAACGGAGGACGTGCGGGTGCGTGTGCTGTGCATCAACGGCATCCGGAATCTGACGTTCAAATCGGCCACCAACTGTTCCTGCTACCATTGCAAAAAGGATTAA
- the LOC3291695 gene encoding thyrostimulin beta-5 subunit — protein MAATGGTVHGRLLLSALCVILTLGGSSSEPDGELAADRPKTAYLGCHKRLFTYRVSQTDSKGRECWDHVSVLSCWGRCDSNEISDWRFPYKRSHHPVCVHAGRTKAVALLRHCHPDADPAARQYEYMEPKSCNCQTCSSTDTSCEGPKQLNTEAVTKIFQIDEEDADPEYP, from the exons atggctgctaccggtggAACGGTGCACGgtcggctgctgctgtccgcGCTCTGCGTGATCCTCACGCTGGGAGGATCATCGTCCGAGCCGGATGGGGAGCTGGCGGCGGATCGTCCCAAGACGGCATATCTCGGCTGCCACAAGCGGCTGTTCACGTACCGCGTGTCCCAGACGGACAGCAAGGGCCGCGAGTGCTGGGATCACGTGAGCGTGCTGTCCTGCTGGGGTCGCTGTGATTCGAACGAAATCTCCGACTGGCGGTTTCCGTACAAGCGGTCCCACCATCCGGTGTGCGTGCACGCCGGCAGGACGAAAGCGGTAGCCCTGCTGCGCCACTGCCATCCGGATGCGGATCCGGCCGCGCGCCAGTACGAGTACATGGAGCCAAAGTCTTGCAACTGTCAG ACTTGCTCCAGCACGGATACCAGCTGTGAAGGGCCGAAGCAACTCAACACGGAAGCGGTGACGAAGATATTTCAAATCGACGAGGAAGATGCGGACCCAGAATATCCGTAG
- the LOC1277682 gene encoding serine/arginine-rich splicing factor 7 isoform X1: protein MSKMSRYPHDAKVYVGELGNNASKQDIEEAFGYYGPLRNVWVARNPPGFAFVEFEDARDAEDAVRGLDGRTISGRRARVELSTGRGGRGGGGGRGGPPRGGGKGGRFQSDDRCYECGGRGHFARDCARSGRRGRKRSRSPRSRSRELRTRSRSYSRSRSRSRDRRSRSKATPKRGAAANNRSLSRDVSKTPRRNVSRSPSRSKSRSIRRSLSRSQSRSVSRSRSRHRNGDH, encoded by the exons ATG TCAAAGATGTCTCGCTACCCGCACGACGCCAAGGTTTACGTCGGTGAGTTAGGTAACAATGCCAGCAAGCAGGACATCGAGGAAGCGTTCGGGTACTACGGGCCGCTGCGCAACGTGTGGGTCGCCCGCAACCCGCCCGGCTTTGCGTTCGTCGAGTTCGAGGATGCGCGCGACGCGGAGGATGCGGTGCGCGGGCTGGACGGCCGCACCATTTCCGGCCGCCGGGCCCGGGTAGAGCTGTCGACGGGACGGGGCGGccgcggtggcggtggtggtcgtggtgggCCACCGCGCGGCGGCGGCAAGGGTGGCCGGTTCCAGTCCGACGACCGCTGCTACGAGTGTGGCGGCCGGGGCCACTTTGCACGCGATTGCGCACGTTCCGGGCGCAGGGGACGCAAAAG ATCGCGCAGCCCCCGGTCGCGATCGCGCGAGCTGCGTACGCGTTCGCGTAGCTACAGCCGTTCCCGCAGCCGCTCTCGGGATCGTCGCTCGCGGTCGAAGGCAACGCCGAAGCGGGGCGCTGCCGCCAACAATCGCTCGCTGAGCCGCGACGTGAGCAAAACGCCCCGGCGCAACGTATCGCGCAGCCCGTCGCGCAGCAAGTCTCGCTCGATCAGGCGTTCGCTGTCGCGCTCACAGTCCCGGTCGGTGTCACGATCGCGCTCCCGCCACCGCAACGGAGATCActag
- the LOC1277682 gene encoding serine/arginine-rich splicing factor 7 isoform X2, with protein MSRYPHDAKVYVGELGNNASKQDIEEAFGYYGPLRNVWVARNPPGFAFVEFEDARDAEDAVRGLDGRTISGRRARVELSTGRGGRGGGGGRGGPPRGGGKGGRFQSDDRCYECGGRGHFARDCARSGRRGRKRSRSPRSRSRELRTRSRSYSRSRSRSRDRRSRSKATPKRGAAANNRSLSRDVSKTPRRNVSRSPSRSKSRSIRRSLSRSQSRSVSRSRSRHRNGDH; from the exons ATGTCTCGCTACCCGCACGACGCCAAGGTTTACGTCGGTGAGTTAGGTAACAATGCCAGCAAGCAGGACATCGAGGAAGCGTTCGGGTACTACGGGCCGCTGCGCAACGTGTGGGTCGCCCGCAACCCGCCCGGCTTTGCGTTCGTCGAGTTCGAGGATGCGCGCGACGCGGAGGATGCGGTGCGCGGGCTGGACGGCCGCACCATTTCCGGCCGCCGGGCCCGGGTAGAGCTGTCGACGGGACGGGGCGGccgcggtggcggtggtggtcgtggtgggCCACCGCGCGGCGGCGGCAAGGGTGGCCGGTTCCAGTCCGACGACCGCTGCTACGAGTGTGGCGGCCGGGGCCACTTTGCACGCGATTGCGCACGTTCCGGGCGCAGGGGACGCAAAAG ATCGCGCAGCCCCCGGTCGCGATCGCGCGAGCTGCGTACGCGTTCGCGTAGCTACAGCCGTTCCCGCAGCCGCTCTCGGGATCGTCGCTCGCGGTCGAAGGCAACGCCGAAGCGGGGCGCTGCCGCCAACAATCGCTCGCTGAGCCGCGACGTGAGCAAAACGCCCCGGCGCAACGTATCGCGCAGCCCGTCGCGCAGCAAGTCTCGCTCGATCAGGCGTTCGCTGTCGCGCTCACAGTCCCGGTCGGTGTCACGATCGCGCTCCCGCCACCGCAACGGAGATCActag